From one Pieris brassicae chromosome 5, ilPieBrab1.1, whole genome shotgun sequence genomic stretch:
- the LOC123709300 gene encoding antichymotrypsin-2-like: MKMFLIVLQVLFVFVASQTANDWSNNGQQNQQYLYSVPNNHINDNGIYYPTEPVQRYNYNDFQNRNNFSGLQSRFSKPNVLQNVEPQKELLSNVSHGVTNLGVNLLRSAVQLQSGNIMMSPTSIATLLALLQQGTNGGAQQQITNVLGMAPEITAPIYRRLTIDMRKRNSRNVLNVANNVVVSDSFDMDPAFKSTAIRNFGSEVTPMNFARADDAANRINKWIADNTNQKITDMIPPEIFNPTTQLVLVNVVYFKGLWETKFKPEATQPRKFYLKNRQTVTVPFMRMRQSVKFGADDRTNSLVAILPFERYQYSLVLIMPNEGVTTEELLSKVTDDDIINYHELQPVEINIEIPKFTMKSDTNLRPVLKNMGINNIFNSESELSGIGVYRTYPPQISDALHSGYLSIDEQGVTAAAASAFAAIALSFEDPQPHFKANRPFIAILWDTQFTIPLFMARVDDPSVLR, encoded by the exons ATGAAAATGTTCTTAATCG ttttacAAGTTCTATTTGTGTTTGTCGCAAGTCAAACAGCCAACGACTGGTCGAACAATGGACAGCAGAATCAACAGTATCTTTATTCCGTCCCAAATAACCATATAAATGATAACGGTATTTACTACCCTACTGAACCAGTTCAGAGATATAACTACAATGATTTTCAAAATCGGAATAATTTCTCGGGGTTGCAGTCGCGATTTTCGAAACCAAATGTTCTTCAAAATGTGGAGCCACAGAAAGAACTACTTAGCAATGTAAGCCACGGAGTTACAAATTTAGGTGTCAATTTGTTAAGG AGTGCAGTACAATTACAATCTGGAAACATAATGATGTCTCCAACATCCATAGCGACGCTTTTGGCTCTGCTGCAGCAAGGAACCAATGGCGGAGCGCAACAGCAGATTACAAATGTATTAGGCATGGCACCAGAGATCACGGCACCTATATATCGACGTCTCACGATTGATATGAGG aaacGGAATTCTCGAAACGTACTCAATGTAGCAAATAATGTTGTTGTATCCGATTCCTTTGACATGGATCCCGCCTTTAAAAGCACAGCAATTCGTAATTTTGGCAGCGAAGTCACTCCAATGAACTTCGCCAGAGCCGATGATGCCGCGAATAGGATAAACAAATGGATTGCGGATAATACCAACCAAAAGATCACTGATATGATCCCACCAG aaatCTTCAATCCAACCACTCAACTTGTACTGGTAAACGTAGTTTACTTCAAGGGGCTTTGGGAGACAAAATTCAAGCCAGAAGCCACGCAGCCTCggaagttttatttgaaaaatcgTCAAACTGTGACAGTACCATTTATGCGGATGCGGCAGTCTGTCAAATTTGGCGCCGATGACAGAACTAACTCTCTCGTTGCTATTTTACCTTTTGAA AGGTATCAATATTCTTTAGTTCTCATAATGCCCAATGAAGGCGTCACTACTGAAGAGTTATTGTCTAAAGTTACAGACGATGACATCATTAATTACCATGAACTACAACCTGTGGAAATTAATATTGAGATTCCGAAATTTACAATGAAATCTGATACAAACCTGCGACCAGTTTTGAAAAAT atgGGAATAAACAACATATTCAATTCCGAATCAGAATTATCCGGTATTGGGGTTTACCGAACCTACCCGCCACAGATTTCTGATGCTCTTCATTCTGGATACCTATCCATCGATGAGCAAGGAGTCACAGCAGCTGCAGCATCAGCATTCGCAGCAATCGCGCTATCTTTTGAGGATCCACAACCACATTTTAAAGCCAATAGGCCGTTCATTGCAATCCTGTGGGATACACAGTTCACAATACCGTTGTTTATGGCTAGAGTTGATGATCCATCCGTTTTGAGATGA
- the LOC123709301 gene encoding uncharacterized protein LOC123709301 isoform X1 — protein sequence MELTDQNKTSKKFISKIPVPKKSLKKESRQPLKTLLDLDSNVSTNIQNSINEKRKGLRKSNSFSIADTRFVTVRHSEDVNWGFSVFNENDNKENATEKKELTPSTLPKNNRVKNIKKSLKRPHSRELQGVVSVAKSLSFTEEVLIPKRLIDNANVKTHKFSCDATCNRVYGMDIFTYLLEKEEKTPYPTFLIVIKNRAFALNWLVDINSTGDPAVIQTAAWYFDTVLTKRKLKDNDLPVAITACFWISRKVHGKVCTARALVEKSGSVFDAEHLCTVEKRILRLLNIPRQPVVPQEFITYLAWWCNNQHPEEILLSASFICLCAMTLNLDMCNEYPSVIAAAAIRTALLLLKKQHLSEKLRGSFVYQAAIMKDDNIIEVCIAQIETLKMLFTDDFEFTATKKLFKNDLSILETLKNELNYLYHTGGEGIVRAFLMY from the exons atggaACTCACCGATCAGAACAAAACCTcgaaaaagtttatttcaaaaatacctGTTCCGaagaaaagtttaaaaaaggaatCACGGCAGCCATTGAAAACATTATTGGATTTAGATTCAAACGTCtcaacaaatatacaaaattcaataaatgaaaagAGGAAAGGGTTACGTAAATCAAATAGTTTTTCTATAGCTGATACGAGATTTGTAACAGTGAGGCACAGTGAAGATGTTAATTGGGGCTTCAGTGTTTTTAACGAAAAcgataataaagaaaatgccACAGAAAAAAAGGAGTTGACTCCATCAACGTTGCCAAAGAACAATCGTGTTAAgaatataaagaaaagtttGAAAAGACCACACAGTCGAGAACTGCAAGGTGTGGTATCTGTCGCCAAGTCTCTATCGTTTACTGAAGAAGTTCTAATTCCAAAGCGCCTAATAGATAATGCAAATGTAAAAACTCATAAat tttcctGTGATGCGACGTGTAATCGTGTTTATGGAATGGATATATTcacatatttattagaaaaagagGAAAAGACGCCGTATCCGACTTTCTTAATTGTGATAAAAAACCGGGCGTTCGCATTGAATTGGCTTGTAGATATAAac AGTACAGGTGACCCAGCGGTCATCCAAACAGCGGCGTGGTACTTCGATACAGTGTTGACAAAACGCAAGCTAAAAGACAACGACCTGCCTGTCGCAATAACTGCATGTTTCTGGATATCAAGAAAGGTTCATGGTAAAGTTTGCACAGCACGCGCGCTTGTCGAGAAGTCCGGCAGCGTTTTTGATGCCGAACATCTATGTACCGTTGAAAAAAGGATTTTGCGGCTGCTG AACATTCCACGTCAGCCCGTTGTTCCTCAagaatttataacatatttagcTTGGTGGTGTAACAATCAGCACCCAGAGGAGATTTTGTTGTCTGCCTCATTCATATGTCTTTGCGCAATGACTCTAAATTTGGATATGTGCAATGAGTACCCTTCAGTTATCGCTGCAGCGGCCATCAGAACTGCATTATTACTTCTAAAGAAACAACATTTGTCCGAGAAACTTCGAGGATCTTTTGT gtATCAAGCTGCTATAATGAAAGACGACAATATAATAGAAGTCTGTATTGCACAAATCGAAACCctgaaaatgttatttaccGATGATTTTGAGTTTACCGCAacgaaaaaactatttaagaaCGATTTAAGTATATTAGAAACATTGAAGAATGAATTGAACTATTTGTATCATACAGGGGGTGAGGGCATTGTCAGggcatttttaatgtattaa
- the LOC123709301 gene encoding uncharacterized protein LOC123709301 isoform X2 yields the protein MELTDQNKTSKKFISKIPVPKKSLKKESRQPLKTLLDLDSNVSTNIQNSINEKRKGLRKSNSFSIADTRFVTVRHSEDVNWGFSVFNENDNKENATEKKELTPSTLPKNNRVKNIKKSLKRPHSRELQGVVSVAKSLSFTEEVLIPKRLIDNANVKTHKFSCDATCNRVYGMDIFTYLLEKEEKTPYPTFLIVIKNRAFALNWLVDINSTGDPAVIQTAAWYFDTVLTKRKLKDNDLPVAITACFWISRKVHGKVCTARALVEKSGSVFDAEHLCTVEKRILRLLVSSCYNERRQYNRSLYCTNRNPENVIYR from the exons atggaACTCACCGATCAGAACAAAACCTcgaaaaagtttatttcaaaaatacctGTTCCGaagaaaagtttaaaaaaggaatCACGGCAGCCATTGAAAACATTATTGGATTTAGATTCAAACGTCtcaacaaatatacaaaattcaataaatgaaaagAGGAAAGGGTTACGTAAATCAAATAGTTTTTCTATAGCTGATACGAGATTTGTAACAGTGAGGCACAGTGAAGATGTTAATTGGGGCTTCAGTGTTTTTAACGAAAAcgataataaagaaaatgccACAGAAAAAAAGGAGTTGACTCCATCAACGTTGCCAAAGAACAATCGTGTTAAgaatataaagaaaagtttGAAAAGACCACACAGTCGAGAACTGCAAGGTGTGGTATCTGTCGCCAAGTCTCTATCGTTTACTGAAGAAGTTCTAATTCCAAAGCGCCTAATAGATAATGCAAATGTAAAAACTCATAAat tttcctGTGATGCGACGTGTAATCGTGTTTATGGAATGGATATATTcacatatttattagaaaaagagGAAAAGACGCCGTATCCGACTTTCTTAATTGTGATAAAAAACCGGGCGTTCGCATTGAATTGGCTTGTAGATATAAac AGTACAGGTGACCCAGCGGTCATCCAAACAGCGGCGTGGTACTTCGATACAGTGTTGACAAAACGCAAGCTAAAAGACAACGACCTGCCTGTCGCAATAACTGCATGTTTCTGGATATCAAGAAAGGTTCATGGTAAAGTTTGCACAGCACGCGCGCTTGTCGAGAAGTCCGGCAGCGTTTTTGATGCCGAACATCTATGTACCGTTGAAAAAAGGATTTTGCGGCTGCTG gtATCAAGCTGCTATAATGAAAGACGACAATATAATAGAAGTCTGTATTGCACAAATCGAAACCctgaaaatgttatttaccGATGA
- the LOC123709299 gene encoding serpin B4 — protein sequence MKTFVIVLVICIGLSSARWLRRGKANQPKETSFIGEATNELSTALLQGYIDDTNNIVFSPLGYSSILAILAEGAQGETKDQLVNALHLPKDEKLIRKNYRYIMERLKYTNKFEYNKPELQNYFYVYKNYSINEDYKKILQEFYLTDVRSVERYSNLGEDEEDKKMQDIEPPNENEEKLITYAVEDKPEKIDLSQITYKPAKNIKEQIKLVKISNEEVSNDEEETMVADEARNHIRNQRVLMNKNDIASSISVNGVGKKDSDPKSTSIMIIFNGMYFRGSWKKPFDVIEPGLFYKSNSVKKHVMMMKTRGKFMTGSLPELDSEALLLPYDGDRYALLVVNPRSRDGLMRLTADLPSASISEIKDSLFEEDLQVSLPSFYVSTTTKPVAALAKFGVSRIFGRDAELSGISSKEGLFVQELVQNVVVRVDNTNSSASLIAASDVVELKNAPSTEPRRFCVEHPFVFYIIDCSDNLVVVAGKVNDPEPPNDNF from the exons ATGAAGACATTTGTTATAG tccTGGTGATCTGTATTGGCTTATCTTCGGCAAGATGGCTACGACGTGGGAAAGCAAATCAACCCAAAGAAACTAGCTTTATTGGAGAGGCTACCAATGAACTGTCAACAGCACTATTACag GGCTACATTGATGACACTAACAACATTGTGTTTTCTCCCCTGGGCTATTCATCTATTCTTGCAATTTTGGCTGAGGGCGCCCAAGGAGAAACTAAAGATCAGTTGGTGAATGCACTTCATCTCCCCAAAGATGAGAAACTTATCAGAAAGAATTATCGCTACATAATGGAAagattaaaatacacaaataaatttgaatacaaCAAACCTgagttacaaaattatttctatgtgtaCAAAAACTACTCTATCAATGAAGACTATAAGAAAATACTGCAAGAATTCTACTTAACAGATGTAAGATCTGTAGAAAGATATTCAAACCTCGGTGAAGATGAGGAAGACAAAAAAATGCAAGATATCGAACCTCCAAACGAAAATGAGGAGAAACTCATAACATATGCTGTTGAAGATAAACCAGAGAAAATTGATTTATCGCAAATAACTTACAAACcagctaaaaatattaaagaacaaattaaattagtcAAAATTTCTAACGAAGAAGTAAGTAACGATGAAGAAGAGACCATGGTAGCTGATGAAGCTAGGAACCATATTAGAAACCAACGCGTGCTCATGAACAAAAATGATATTGCTTCAAGTATTTCTGTAAATGGTGTTGGGAAAAAGGACAGTGATCCAA aATCAACCTCAATTATGATAATCTTCAACGGTATGTACTTCAGAGGCTCATGGAAGAAGCCGTTTGATGTCATTGAACCTGGTCTATTCTATAAATCCAACTCTGTGAAGAAACATGTAATGATGATGAAGACTAGAGGAAAATTTATGACTGGATCGTTGCCGGAGTTGGATAGTGAGGCACTGCTTCTGCCGtatgat GGTGATAGATACGCTTTACTAGTAGTAAATCCAAGATCCCGAGACGGTCTCATGAGACTAACAGCAGACCTTCCATCGGCTTCTATTTCTGAGATCAAGGATAGTCTTTTTGAAGAGGATCTTCAAGTGTCACTGCCGTCTTTCTACGTCAGTACTACTACGAAACCCGTCGCTGCTTTAGCTAAG TTTGGTGTAAGCCGAATATTTGGCCGTGACGCAGAACTATCGGGAATATCATCTAAGGAAGGGCTGTTCGTTCAGGAACTGGTTCAGAATGTTGTCGTGAGGGTAGACAATACTAATTCATCTGCGTCGCTTATAGCCG cGAGCGATGTTGTGGAGCTCAAGAATGCACCTTCGACCGAGCCACGGCGTTTCTGCGTTGAACATCCGTTTGTGTTTTACATCATTGACTGCTCGGATAATTTAGTTGTTGTTGCTGGAAAGGTCAATGACCCTGAACCACctaatgataatttttaa